Proteins from a genomic interval of Neisseria arctica:
- a CDS encoding exodeoxyribonuclease III, which produces MLKIISANVNGIRSAAQKGFIEYLARVDADVVCVQELKAQEADMKPEMRNPNGMHGVWHCAEKRGYSGVAIYSKQAPDNVQYGMGIEEFDREGRFVRADFGNLSVISLYLPSGTSAPERQELKYRFLDAFYPMLETMKMEGRDIVVCGDWNIAHQNIDLKNWKGNQKNSGFLPEEREWIGKVIRDLGWVDMWRKLYPEVPGYTWWSNRGQAYAKDVGWRIDYQMVTPHLAERALHAHIYKDEKFSDHAPLVVEYDYSL; this is translated from the coding sequence ATGCTGAAAATTATCTCTGCCAATGTAAACGGTATTCGCTCTGCCGCTCAAAAAGGCTTTATTGAATATCTTGCCCGAGTGGATGCCGATGTGGTATGCGTACAAGAATTAAAAGCCCAAGAGGCTGATATGAAGCCTGAAATGCGTAATCCGAATGGTATGCACGGTGTATGGCATTGTGCCGAAAAACGCGGCTACAGCGGTGTGGCCATTTATAGCAAACAGGCTCCGGATAATGTTCAATATGGTATGGGTATTGAAGAATTTGACCGTGAGGGCCGTTTTGTACGTGCCGATTTCGGTAATCTCTCCGTTATTTCGCTTTACTTACCCTCGGGTACCAGCGCACCGGAACGACAAGAACTCAAATACCGTTTTCTCGATGCGTTTTACCCGATGTTGGAAACTATGAAAATGGAAGGCCGTGATATTGTGGTATGCGGTGACTGGAATATCGCCCATCAAAATATCGACTTGAAAAACTGGAAAGGCAATCAGAAAAACTCGGGCTTTTTACCCGAAGAGCGTGAATGGATAGGCAAAGTGATTCGCGATTTGGGCTGGGTGGATATGTGGCGCAAATTGTACCCCGAAGTACCTGGTTATACTTGGTGGAGCAACCGCGGGCAGGCCTATGCGAAAGATGTGGGCTGGCGTATCGACTATCAAATGGTAACGCCTCACTTGGCCGAACGCGCACTGCACGCCCATATTTATAAAGATGAAAAATTCTCCGATCATGCGCCTTTAGTGGTGGAATATGATTATTCGCTGTAA